In Cheilinus undulatus linkage group 16, ASM1832078v1, whole genome shotgun sequence, one DNA window encodes the following:
- the smad10a gene encoding mothers against decapentaplegic homolog 4 isoform X3, whose translation MADQLNTSIMSVNPPSSNDACLSIVHSLMCHRQGGENEGFAKRAIESLVKKLKEKKDELDSLITAITTNGVHPSKCVTIQRTLDGRLQVAGRKGFPHVIYARLWRWPDLHKNELKHVKFCQYAFDLKYDNVCVNPYHYERVVSPGIVGLSLQNTAPPGGLIKEEYIHDCIQMDLPPGMPLSEHQNAMKLPPPDHYGQPLPPPQLPSEPHGPPPVSRYTNLPVSPKVSSSGPMMPLQGGHGDGRLQTASPQTPVMTPTPRSPTPTQPPPHQQAPQQQTQPPHQQQPPHPPPHPHGQNGYSSNKHAQSQAAFHTVWTGSSTASYTPIGPQQNGRGHQQPPLHHPNHHWSQHHGSASFPPSVSNHPGPEFWCSISYFEMDVQVGEMFKVPSSCPVVTVDGYVDPSGGDRFCLGQLSNVHRTDASERARLHIGKGVQLECRGEGDVWMRCMSDHAVFVQSYYLDREAGRAPGDAVHKIYPGAYIKVFDLRQCHRQMQQQAATAQAAAAAQAAAVAGNIPGPGSVGGIAPAVSLSAAAGIGVDDLRRLCILRLSFVKGWGPDYPRQSIKHTPCWVEVHLHRALQLLDEVLHTMPLADPGPAN comes from the exons ATGGCTGACCAACTCAACACCAG CATCATGTCGGTAAATCCTCCCAGCAGTAACGACGCCTGCCTCAGCATCGTCCACAGCCTCATGTGTCACCGGCAGGGCGGGGAGAATGAAGGCTTCGCCAAGCGGGCGATCGAGAGCCTGGTGAAGAAGCTGAAGGAGAAGAAGGACGAGCTGGACTCGCTCATCACTGCCATCACCACCAATGGCGTCCATCCCAGCAAGTGTGTGACCATTCAGAGGACGCTGGACGGACGCCTGCAG gtggcAGGCAGAAAAGGTTTCCCTCATGTGATTTACGCTCGTCTGTGGCGTTGGCCTGACCTCCACAAAAATGAACTCAAGCATGTGAAGTTCTGCCAGTACGCCTTTGACCTGAAGTACGACAACGTGTGCGTGAACCCATACCACTATGAGAGGGTGGTGTCTCCAGGCATCG TCGGTCTCAGCCTTCAGAACACTG caccTCCAGGTGGGCTGATCAAAGAGGAGTACATCCATGACTGCATACAGATGGACCTTCCGCCCGGCATGCCTCTGTCTGAACACCAAAATGCCATGAAGCTGCCCCCACCAGACCACTATGGCCAGCCACTGCCCCCTCCACAGCTGCCCTCCGAGCCCCATGGACCCCCACCCGTCAGCCGATACACCAACCTGCCCGTCTCACCCAAAG TGTCCAGCTCTGGACCCATGATGCCTCTGCAGGGAGGTCACGGTGATGGCCGCCTCCAAACCGCGTCCCCACAGACTCCAGTCATGACTCCGACACCTAGATCTCCAACTCCAACCCAGCCTCCCCCTCATCAACAGGCACCTCAGCAGCAGACACAGCCCCCCCACCAACAacagcccccccacccccctcctcACCCCCATGGGCAGAACGGATACAGCAGCAATAAACACGCCCAGAGCCAGGCCGCCTTCCACA CAGTGTGGACAGGCAGCAGCACGGCCTCCTACACTCCCATTGGACCTCAACAGAATGGACGTGGTCACCAACAGCCCCCCCTCCACCACCCGAACCACCACT GGTCTCAGCACCATGGCTCTGCCTCCTTCCCTCCTTCGGTGTCCAACCATCCAG GTCCAGAGTTCTGGTGCTCCATCTCCTACTTTGAGATGGATGTTCAGGTTGGCGAGATGTTTAAGGTTCCCTCCAGCTGTCCTGTGGTCACTGTAGACGGATACGTCGACCCATCAGGAGGGGACCGCTTCTGCCTCGGCCAGCTGAGCAATGTCCACCGCACAGATGCCAGTGAGAGAGCCAG GTTGCACATTGGTAAAGGTGTTCAGCTGGAGTGTCGTGGTGAGGGTGATGTATGGATGCGCTGTATGAGTGATCACGCCGTATTTGTTCAAAGTTACTACCTCGATCGAGAGGCGGGTCGAGCACCAGGCGACGCCGTTCACAAGATCTACCCCGGGGCCTACATCAAG GTGTTTGACCTGCGGCAGTGTCACCGGCAGATGCAGCAGCAGGCGGCAACGGCTCAGGCTGCAGCAGCGGCTCAGGCAGCCGCTGTGGCAGGAAACATCCCTGGTCCAGGCAGTGTCGGAGGGATCGCACCTGCAGTCA GTTTATCTGCAGCAGCAGGGATCGGCGTGGACGACCTGAGGCGGCTCTGCATCCTGCGGCTCAGTTTTGTGAAAGGCTGGGGGCCCGACTACCCCCGTCAGAGCATCAAACACACCCCCTGCTGGGTGGAAGTCCACCTGCACCGCGCTCTGCAGCTTCTGGATGAGGTGCTGCACACGATGCCTTTGGCCGACCCGGGGCCTGCTAACTGA
- the pex11b gene encoding peroxisomal membrane protein 11B, translating to MDSWVRFNSQSQAKERVIRAAQYACTLLGYTLHKGGVAADLHKTIRQLEAHMSLTRKLLRLGNSVEALESAKRAIHLSDSVLRLCLTISHLNRAMYFACDNVLWAGKTGIISKLDQKKWSQRSFRYYLFALILNLTRDLYELRLLIECEERNRASKRPSSPHPGAASMPADQLSSPSSSPVALTAPPLMLAGLRRQLHLLVTVLYSNPPLLLDLLKNSCDIFIPLDRLGIYPTGNGFVGLCGLASSILSILTIVHPWLKLKP from the exons ATGGACTCCTGGGTTCGGTTTAACTCTCAGAGCCAGGCCAAGGAGAGAGTTATCAG AGCGGCCCAGTATGCGTGCACTCTACTGGGATACACGCTCCACAAAGGTGGAGTGGCGGCTGATCTCCATAAAACCATCAGGCAGCTGGAGGCTCACATGAGTCTGACCAGGAAGT TACTGAGGCTGGGAAACTCTGTGGAGGCTCTGGAGTCGGCGAAGAGGGCGATCCACCTCTCAGACAGCGTGCTGAGACTCTGCCTGACCATCAGCCACCTCAACAGAGCCATGTACTTCGCCTGTGACAATGTGCTGTGGGCTGGGAAAACAGGGATCATCTCCAAACTGGACCAGAAGAAGTGGAGTCAGAGATCCTTCAG GTATTACCTCTTCGCTCTCATCCTGAATCTGACCCGTGACCTGTACGAGCTCCGCCTCCTCATTGAGTGTGAGGAGCGTAACAGAGCCTCCAAACGCCCATCCTCTCCTCACCCCGGCGCTGCCTCCATGCCTGCTGATCAGCTCTCTTCCCCCTCTTCCTCACCCGTTGCTCTCACCGCTCCACCCCTCATGTTAGCGGGGCTACGCAGACAGCTCCACCTGCTGGTGACTGTGCTGTACAGCAACCCACCGCTGTTGCTCGACCTGCTGAAGAACAGCTGCGACATCTTCATCCCGCTGGATCGGCTTGGGATTTACCCCACGGGAAACGGCTTCGTGGGGCTCTGTGGACTCGCCTCGTCCATCCTTAGCATCCTGACCATTGTCCACCCGTGGCTCAAACTTAAACCATGA
- the smad10a gene encoding mothers against decapentaplegic homolog 4 isoform X2 → MWTDSELGHHDASELSGHSMADQLNTSIMSVNPPSSNDACLSIVHSLMCHRQGGENEGFAKRAIESLVKKLKEKKDELDSLITAITTNGVHPSKCVTIQRTLDGRLQVAGRKGFPHVIYARLWRWPDLHKNELKHVKFCQYAFDLKYDNVCVNPYHYERVVSPGIVGLSLQNTAPPGGLIKEEYIHDCIQMDLPPGMPLSEHQNAMKLPPPDHYGQPLPPPQLPSEPHGPPPVSRYTNLPVSPKVSSSGPMMPLQGGHGDGRLQTASPQTPVMTPTPRSPTPTQPPPHQQAPQQQTQPPHQQQPPHPPPHPHGQNGYSSNKHAQSQAAFHMWTGSSTASYTPIGPQQNGRGHQQPPLHHPNHHWSQHHGSASFPPSVSNHPGPEFWCSISYFEMDVQVGEMFKVPSSCPVVTVDGYVDPSGGDRFCLGQLSNVHRTDASERARLHIGKGVQLECRGEGDVWMRCMSDHAVFVQSYYLDREAGRAPGDAVHKIYPGAYIKVFDLRQCHRQMQQQAATAQAAAAAQAAAVAGNIPGPGSVGGIAPAVSLSAAAGIGVDDLRRLCILRLSFVKGWGPDYPRQSIKHTPCWVEVHLHRALQLLDEVLHTMPLADPGPAN, encoded by the exons ATGT GGACGGATTCAGAGCTGGGCCATCATGATGCCAGTGAGCTTTCTGGGCACTCAATGGCTGACCAACTCAACACCAG CATCATGTCGGTAAATCCTCCCAGCAGTAACGACGCCTGCCTCAGCATCGTCCACAGCCTCATGTGTCACCGGCAGGGCGGGGAGAATGAAGGCTTCGCCAAGCGGGCGATCGAGAGCCTGGTGAAGAAGCTGAAGGAGAAGAAGGACGAGCTGGACTCGCTCATCACTGCCATCACCACCAATGGCGTCCATCCCAGCAAGTGTGTGACCATTCAGAGGACGCTGGACGGACGCCTGCAG gtggcAGGCAGAAAAGGTTTCCCTCATGTGATTTACGCTCGTCTGTGGCGTTGGCCTGACCTCCACAAAAATGAACTCAAGCATGTGAAGTTCTGCCAGTACGCCTTTGACCTGAAGTACGACAACGTGTGCGTGAACCCATACCACTATGAGAGGGTGGTGTCTCCAGGCATCG TCGGTCTCAGCCTTCAGAACACTG caccTCCAGGTGGGCTGATCAAAGAGGAGTACATCCATGACTGCATACAGATGGACCTTCCGCCCGGCATGCCTCTGTCTGAACACCAAAATGCCATGAAGCTGCCCCCACCAGACCACTATGGCCAGCCACTGCCCCCTCCACAGCTGCCCTCCGAGCCCCATGGACCCCCACCCGTCAGCCGATACACCAACCTGCCCGTCTCACCCAAAG TGTCCAGCTCTGGACCCATGATGCCTCTGCAGGGAGGTCACGGTGATGGCCGCCTCCAAACCGCGTCCCCACAGACTCCAGTCATGACTCCGACACCTAGATCTCCAACTCCAACCCAGCCTCCCCCTCATCAACAGGCACCTCAGCAGCAGACACAGCCCCCCCACCAACAacagcccccccacccccctcctcACCCCCATGGGCAGAACGGATACAGCAGCAATAAACACGCCCAGAGCCAGGCCGCCTTCCACA TGTGGACAGGCAGCAGCACGGCCTCCTACACTCCCATTGGACCTCAACAGAATGGACGTGGTCACCAACAGCCCCCCCTCCACCACCCGAACCACCACT GGTCTCAGCACCATGGCTCTGCCTCCTTCCCTCCTTCGGTGTCCAACCATCCAG GTCCAGAGTTCTGGTGCTCCATCTCCTACTTTGAGATGGATGTTCAGGTTGGCGAGATGTTTAAGGTTCCCTCCAGCTGTCCTGTGGTCACTGTAGACGGATACGTCGACCCATCAGGAGGGGACCGCTTCTGCCTCGGCCAGCTGAGCAATGTCCACCGCACAGATGCCAGTGAGAGAGCCAG GTTGCACATTGGTAAAGGTGTTCAGCTGGAGTGTCGTGGTGAGGGTGATGTATGGATGCGCTGTATGAGTGATCACGCCGTATTTGTTCAAAGTTACTACCTCGATCGAGAGGCGGGTCGAGCACCAGGCGACGCCGTTCACAAGATCTACCCCGGGGCCTACATCAAG GTGTTTGACCTGCGGCAGTGTCACCGGCAGATGCAGCAGCAGGCGGCAACGGCTCAGGCTGCAGCAGCGGCTCAGGCAGCCGCTGTGGCAGGAAACATCCCTGGTCCAGGCAGTGTCGGAGGGATCGCACCTGCAGTCA GTTTATCTGCAGCAGCAGGGATCGGCGTGGACGACCTGAGGCGGCTCTGCATCCTGCGGCTCAGTTTTGTGAAAGGCTGGGGGCCCGACTACCCCCGTCAGAGCATCAAACACACCCCCTGCTGGGTGGAAGTCCACCTGCACCGCGCTCTGCAGCTTCTGGATGAGGTGCTGCACACGATGCCTTTGGCCGACCCGGGGCCTGCTAACTGA
- the smad10a gene encoding mothers against decapentaplegic homolog 4 isoform X1: MWTDSELGHHDASELSGHSMADQLNTSIMSVNPPSSNDACLSIVHSLMCHRQGGENEGFAKRAIESLVKKLKEKKDELDSLITAITTNGVHPSKCVTIQRTLDGRLQVAGRKGFPHVIYARLWRWPDLHKNELKHVKFCQYAFDLKYDNVCVNPYHYERVVSPGIVGLSLQNTAPPGGLIKEEYIHDCIQMDLPPGMPLSEHQNAMKLPPPDHYGQPLPPPQLPSEPHGPPPVSRYTNLPVSPKVSSSGPMMPLQGGHGDGRLQTASPQTPVMTPTPRSPTPTQPPPHQQAPQQQTQPPHQQQPPHPPPHPHGQNGYSSNKHAQSQAAFHTVWTGSSTASYTPIGPQQNGRGHQQPPLHHPNHHWSQHHGSASFPPSVSNHPGPEFWCSISYFEMDVQVGEMFKVPSSCPVVTVDGYVDPSGGDRFCLGQLSNVHRTDASERARLHIGKGVQLECRGEGDVWMRCMSDHAVFVQSYYLDREAGRAPGDAVHKIYPGAYIKVFDLRQCHRQMQQQAATAQAAAAAQAAAVAGNIPGPGSVGGIAPAVSLSAAAGIGVDDLRRLCILRLSFVKGWGPDYPRQSIKHTPCWVEVHLHRALQLLDEVLHTMPLADPGPAN, translated from the exons ATGT GGACGGATTCAGAGCTGGGCCATCATGATGCCAGTGAGCTTTCTGGGCACTCAATGGCTGACCAACTCAACACCAG CATCATGTCGGTAAATCCTCCCAGCAGTAACGACGCCTGCCTCAGCATCGTCCACAGCCTCATGTGTCACCGGCAGGGCGGGGAGAATGAAGGCTTCGCCAAGCGGGCGATCGAGAGCCTGGTGAAGAAGCTGAAGGAGAAGAAGGACGAGCTGGACTCGCTCATCACTGCCATCACCACCAATGGCGTCCATCCCAGCAAGTGTGTGACCATTCAGAGGACGCTGGACGGACGCCTGCAG gtggcAGGCAGAAAAGGTTTCCCTCATGTGATTTACGCTCGTCTGTGGCGTTGGCCTGACCTCCACAAAAATGAACTCAAGCATGTGAAGTTCTGCCAGTACGCCTTTGACCTGAAGTACGACAACGTGTGCGTGAACCCATACCACTATGAGAGGGTGGTGTCTCCAGGCATCG TCGGTCTCAGCCTTCAGAACACTG caccTCCAGGTGGGCTGATCAAAGAGGAGTACATCCATGACTGCATACAGATGGACCTTCCGCCCGGCATGCCTCTGTCTGAACACCAAAATGCCATGAAGCTGCCCCCACCAGACCACTATGGCCAGCCACTGCCCCCTCCACAGCTGCCCTCCGAGCCCCATGGACCCCCACCCGTCAGCCGATACACCAACCTGCCCGTCTCACCCAAAG TGTCCAGCTCTGGACCCATGATGCCTCTGCAGGGAGGTCACGGTGATGGCCGCCTCCAAACCGCGTCCCCACAGACTCCAGTCATGACTCCGACACCTAGATCTCCAACTCCAACCCAGCCTCCCCCTCATCAACAGGCACCTCAGCAGCAGACACAGCCCCCCCACCAACAacagcccccccacccccctcctcACCCCCATGGGCAGAACGGATACAGCAGCAATAAACACGCCCAGAGCCAGGCCGCCTTCCACA CAGTGTGGACAGGCAGCAGCACGGCCTCCTACACTCCCATTGGACCTCAACAGAATGGACGTGGTCACCAACAGCCCCCCCTCCACCACCCGAACCACCACT GGTCTCAGCACCATGGCTCTGCCTCCTTCCCTCCTTCGGTGTCCAACCATCCAG GTCCAGAGTTCTGGTGCTCCATCTCCTACTTTGAGATGGATGTTCAGGTTGGCGAGATGTTTAAGGTTCCCTCCAGCTGTCCTGTGGTCACTGTAGACGGATACGTCGACCCATCAGGAGGGGACCGCTTCTGCCTCGGCCAGCTGAGCAATGTCCACCGCACAGATGCCAGTGAGAGAGCCAG GTTGCACATTGGTAAAGGTGTTCAGCTGGAGTGTCGTGGTGAGGGTGATGTATGGATGCGCTGTATGAGTGATCACGCCGTATTTGTTCAAAGTTACTACCTCGATCGAGAGGCGGGTCGAGCACCAGGCGACGCCGTTCACAAGATCTACCCCGGGGCCTACATCAAG GTGTTTGACCTGCGGCAGTGTCACCGGCAGATGCAGCAGCAGGCGGCAACGGCTCAGGCTGCAGCAGCGGCTCAGGCAGCCGCTGTGGCAGGAAACATCCCTGGTCCAGGCAGTGTCGGAGGGATCGCACCTGCAGTCA GTTTATCTGCAGCAGCAGGGATCGGCGTGGACGACCTGAGGCGGCTCTGCATCCTGCGGCTCAGTTTTGTGAAAGGCTGGGGGCCCGACTACCCCCGTCAGAGCATCAAACACACCCCCTGCTGGGTGGAAGTCCACCTGCACCGCGCTCTGCAGCTTCTGGATGAGGTGCTGCACACGATGCCTTTGGCCGACCCGGGGCCTGCTAACTGA